CTTAAAACATGTTTGGAAAGATCCGGATAAACTGATCAACGGTTATGAATATTGGTACACCGTTACAGCTTACGATCGCCCTGATCCGGAAATCAACTTGCCGACCAATGAAAATCAAGCAAACACGATTGCGGAAGCATTCAGCGATGACCAGACGGTGTCGGTGGTTCCGCAAGCGCCTGCCGCTGGCTTGGTGCAGGCGAAAGTCGATACGGTTTTTGATCATGTAGCCGGCAGCGCCGATATTGCCGGTTTTGAATTGCAAATCATCGATCCGCGCAAGATGACCGGCGATCGTTATGAAATCAGCTTTACGGTCACCGACACCGACAAAACCTACACCGTAACGAATCTCCGCAACGGCGTGAACGTGCTGGACGGCCAGCCATTTTATGATCCGGCATTCGACAACGCCAAAATGTTTGACGGTTTGCGCGTAATCGTTACCGATGTCGAATTCAATATCAACTACGATAATTCTGTGCAAACCGTTCAGGTTGCCGGCGAAGAGCTGGCCGTTGATCCCGATGTTTCCGAGCCGTGGGATCCCAACGATCACGATTTTTTGTTTAAATTCGTGCAGAATCCGGAAGATTCGGCAAGCTTTCAATATCTTTATGCCGATTGGGACACGGGTGAGCCGGTGGCCGCTCCGTTTATCATAATCGATTTGACCACGGGCGACACGCTTACCGTCGAGATTCTCGATACACGCGAAGGCGAGGGCGACTCGGATGGCGCGTATGATGTTGCCGAACGCATCGCGATTGGCGATACTCCTTACCAGGGCACCGGCGGTTGGGAAGCCAACACGTATTTTTATCGGTTTGGATTCATTGGCGATTACGTCGCCGGCACCGAATACAGACTCGTAACAAATAAACCGATCACGGCTGCGGATAAGTATCAATTCAGCACTGCCGCGGAGGTGATTGACGCCGAGCAAGCGAAGCGCGACCTGGCGAAGATTCGAGTCGTGCCGAATCCTTTTATTGTGACGTCAGGATTCGATACCGTCGCCGATCGCCATGAGATTCACTTCACCCGGCTGCCGGCGGAATGCACCATCAAGGTTTTTACGCTTACCGGTGAGTTGGTCAAAACCATCAAGCATAATCGCGCCACGGATAATCGTGAGTTCGCCAAGTGGGATTTGAAAACGGAGTTCGGCAGCGAAGTGGCGTATGGCGTTTATCTGTATCATATCGACTCGCCGGCTGGCACGAACATGGGCAAACTGGCCATCATGAGATAAAGCAAAGCGCAAAAGGCAAATGGCAAGCGCCTTTGCCGGAAAGCCCTTTGAAAATTTGCAAAGGAGATGATGATGAAAAAGAATTTTGTATTCTCGATGGTGGCGATGATCGGCGTCTGCCTGCCAGCGCTTTCACTGGCGCAATTTGCCACTCCGACAGAAGGCTTTAATAATAACGGCACACGTGTGGCCCAGTTTTTGAAAATGGCGGTTGGCGGGCGCGCCAGCGCGATGGGCGAGTCGTATGCCGCCATCGCGAACGATGCCTCGGCGCTTTTTTGGAATCCGGGCGGCGTGGGCAATCTTAAGAATCTCGAAGTGCATTTGACGCACATGGATTATCTGCTCGACATCACCTTCGATTATGCCGGCCTGGTTGTGCCGTTGAGCAGCGGCAATCTTGGCTTCAGCGCGGCGGTGTTGAACGCCGGCGAGGCGCGCCGCACTACGATTGAAGATCCGGACGGCGAGATTAGCGGCACGTGGTCGGCGACCAGCGTCGCGCTCGGCTTGACGTATAGCCGCGCTTTATCGGATCGCTTTTCCGTCGGCGTCACCGGCAAATATATTCGCGAAGGCTTGTTCAATTCTTCGGCGAGCGCGGTGGCGATCGATATCGGCAGTCTTTACGACACCGGCATCAAAGGCATAAGAATCGGCATGGCCATGACGAATTTCGGCGGCAAGATGTCACTTTCCGGCCGCGATTTCACTGTGCGCGATGTTGATGTCGCGCCGACGCTCGAAGGCAATAATACGCCGAGCGGCAACTTGAGTGTTGATGAATGGCCGCTGCCGCTGAATTTTCGCGTCGGGCTTTCGTATGAAGTTTTCAAAAATGAATCCGGCACATTGCTGCTGGCTTCGGATTTCGTTCATCCGACGGACGCCGACGAACGCGTCAATTTGGGCGCGGAGTATAGCCTGTCAAACAAGATTTATGTGCGCGGCGGCTACAAATTCAATTATGATGAAGAATCGTTCACGGCGGGCGGCGGATTAAATCTGCCAATCACGACTTACAATTTAATGATTGATTACGCCTTTCAGGAATTCGGCATCCTGGGCGAGACCCATCGCTTCTCTCTTGGCTTTCGTCTATAATAGGAGGAGGGCGGATCGGGGCAGCCGCTTGCGCAGGGCTGCCCTACATTTTCAAGAATTCCGCCGTGGTAAAATTATGTTTCAGGAAGTGTGACGCTGCAAGGAATGCCAGACATGTTTGACCGGACTTACAACTAAATCAACTAAAGGAAGCTTTAGGGCAAAATCATCATTGTATTAGTTGTTTCGTTCTATGGATGTAACCGGCGCTTGTCCCAGAGTTGTTACGAGTTGGTATTACATTTAAAATCCGCCACATTTTTCCCGACTCTTTTCTTCCTGCCTCAAAATCGCCTCGCGTGATTAGTACGCATTCCCTCCGCATGAATGTATATATCTGATGTTGAGTAAGAACTGG
This genomic stretch from Cytophagia bacterium CHB2 harbors:
- a CDS encoding PorV/PorQ family protein, with amino-acid sequence MMMKKNFVFSMVAMIGVCLPALSLAQFATPTEGFNNNGTRVAQFLKMAVGGRASAMGESYAAIANDASALFWNPGGVGNLKNLEVHLTHMDYLLDITFDYAGLVVPLSSGNLGFSAAVLNAGEARRTTIEDPDGEISGTWSATSVALGLTYSRALSDRFSVGVTGKYIREGLFNSSASAVAIDIGSLYDTGIKGIRIGMAMTNFGGKMSLSGRDFTVRDVDVAPTLEGNNTPSGNLSVDEWPLPLNFRVGLSYEVFKNESGTLLLASDFVHPTDADERVNLGAEYSLSNKIYVRGGYKFNYDEESFTAGGGLNLPITTYNLMIDYAFQEFGILGETHRFSLGFRL